GGGTTGTGGCTCTACGTGGACGAACTGGACCGTAGTCACACCATCAGCCAGGAATTGAAGAACGCGACCGGATCCTACTGGCACGGCATCATGCACCGCCGGGAAGGGGATTTCTCGAATAGCCACTATTGGTTTCACAAGACGGGTAAACACCCGGCCATGCTCCACTTGCCGGATTACGACGGGCATGGTCTCGTGGTCGCGGCGGAGGCGGCCTATCCCGGAAATCCATCTGACGTGGTGGCGCGACAGCGTGCGGAATGGGCCAACCTGTTCACCTGGTGCGCGTCCAGCCGTTAACGCACAACTCTTTGGGGCGCGCCCGTTTTCGCAATTAATAACACGCCACACCGCCTGAAGGGTGTATAATAGGAATCGGCCCTGGATGCGGCTACCTGTTCCGTAGAAGCCCCCGCCGGGGGAATGAAAAGCGTGCGGGATTTGTCTCTTCGGGTACAGATGGATCACGCAAATAGTAACTTACAACGAGGACTTACAAGCCATGCCTTCATGGTTTTCCAAAGTATTCAAGACCGAAGAAACACCCAAGTCTGTGACGGGCCACCAGACCATGGCGGCCGACTTCGACGACGAGGACGACGACGAGCCCATGCCAAAAACGCGGCGCGTCGTCCACGCACCCGTATCGTTTGGTGAAGATGCCGGCGCGGGGCGGGGTGACGAGATCGCCATCAAGGCCCGCAAGGAAGCCAACGTGCCCGCGTGCGTGCTCATGGTGAACCGCCCGCTGCTTCAGGGTCTTTCCTTCTGGGCGCCGGAGGCGGGAATCGCCTACGCCCATTCTCCGCTCGCGAGCGCCCTCTTCGATCTCGGCGGCGTGGGTTCGGTGTTGATTCACGACACGACCGTCACGGTGATGCGCGACGGAAGCGATTTCAGCCCCTGGGAAGAATTTGCGAAGCGGGTGGGCGAACAGATACGCGCCCATCTGAAAAGCGGCATTCCCGTTCTCGATCCGAGCTACCAGGAGAGCATTCCAGAGGAAGCTGAAATCCGCGAACGGCTCCAGCGCGTAATTGATGAGGAGATCAACCCCGGCATCGCCTCCCACTCCGGCGTCATCGTTTTGAACCGGGTTGTGGGCAACACCATCTATATCACCATGGGCGGCGGCTGCCAGGGCTGCGCCGCCTCCAGCATAACCCTGCGCTCGGGTGTGGAGGGCGCCTTCCGTAAGGAAGTGCCCCAGCTCGGCGCGGTGCTTGATGAAACCGACCACACCTCGGGTGTCAATCCCTTTTTCCGGGAGATGCCCGCGGGAATGGGAATGTAGCCATGCCGCGACTTGATACGTTTCAGATTACCTTGATTACCGGCAACGAAGGCCCCGGTGGCGTGCCCCGATACAGCATCAACGGCTTTCCGCTGGAGTTCGATGAAT
This is a stretch of genomic DNA from Candidatus Hydrogenedentota bacterium. It encodes these proteins:
- a CDS encoding NifU family protein, translating into MPSWFSKVFKTEETPKSVTGHQTMAADFDDEDDDEPMPKTRRVVHAPVSFGEDAGAGRGDEIAIKARKEANVPACVLMVNRPLLQGLSFWAPEAGIAYAHSPLASALFDLGGVGSVLIHDTTVTVMRDGSDFSPWEEFAKRVGEQIRAHLKSGIPVLDPSYQESIPEEAEIRERLQRVIDEEINPGIASHSGVIVLNRVVGNTIYITMGGGCQGCAASSITLRSGVEGAFRKEVPQLGAVLDETDHTSGVNPFFREMPAGMGM